The Actinomycetota bacterium genome window below encodes:
- a CDS encoding nitrilase-related carbon-nitrogen hydrolase: protein MPASTVTVAAVQAAPVFLDLEASLVKALALIEQAADGGARLLVFPEAFLPAWPAWVDEVLPGEDEAWHLRLLK from the coding sequence ATGCCGGCGTCGACGGTGACTGTGGCCGCGGTCCAGGCCGCCCCGGTGTTCCTGGACCTGGAGGCCAGCCTGGTCAAGGCGCTGGCCCTGATCGAGCAGGCGGCCGACGGGGGGGCCCGCCTGCTCGTCTTCCCCGAGGCGTTCCTGCCCGCCTGGCCGGCCTGGGTCGACGAGGTCCTGCCCGGCGAGGACGAGGCCTGGCACCTGCGGCTGCTAAAGC